From a single Kryptolebias marmoratus isolate JLee-2015 linkage group LG6, ASM164957v2, whole genome shotgun sequence genomic region:
- the glb1l gene encoding beta-galactosidase-1-like protein produces the protein MAAAAVLLLSAVISACSSPLRGDLASASRYFSIDYKNNSFLKDGKPFQYISGSIHYSRIPRYYWKDRLVKMYMTGLNAIQVYVPWNFHEAAQGVYNFTGDRDLEYFLNLANQTGLLVILRPGPYICAEWEMGGLPAWLLQKPNIILRSADTDYLEAVNSWLAVLLPKIKPWLYINGGNIITVQVENEYGSYYACDYNYMRHLRTMFRFFLGEDVVLFTTDGNTDKEMTCGTLDGLYATVDFGADNNISDAFKRQRRFEPRGPLVNSEFYTGWLDHWGDQHAVVDAQKVSRVLGEMLTMGANVNMYMFEGGTNFGYWNGADHDTRFHSVVTSYDYDAPLSEAGDPTEKLLAIRDVIKQFREVPPGPMPPATPKFAYGFVTLKKVGNISSLLNTISPLGPVQSEYPLTFEEVKQYYGYVLYRTTLPQDLSEPTPLISPLNGVHDRAYVSVNGVFQGLLQRDTALVMNVTGQQGDTLDILVENMGRVNFGSKINDYKGLLSNLILGKDILTDWKIYPLDIDGAISRGWPHSDNQKSVSQQKEPSVGPIFYMGTLQPNGLARDTFLRLKEWTKGQVWINGVNLGRYWPARGPQQTLYVPGPLLSTSLPNNITLLELEGAPAHLRVFFMDRPQLNATAGKS, from the exons atggctgctgctgctgttttactcCTCTCGGCAGTGATCTCTGCCTGCTCATCACCTCTCAGAGGAGATCTG GCGTCTGCATCGAGGTATTTTTCCATAGACTACAAGAACAACTCCTTCCTGAAAGATGGGAAGCCTTTTCAGTACATCTCAGGAAGCATCCATTACTCCAGAATTCCTCGTTACTACTGGAAGGACCGCCTTGTGAAGATGTACATGACTGGACTCAACGCCATCCAAGT GTACGTGCCTTGGAACTTCCATGAAGCAGCTCAGGGAGTCTACAACTTCACAGGAGACAGAGACTTGGAGTACTTTTTAAACTTGGCCAACCAGACGGGCCTTCTGGTGATCCTGCGTCCTGGACCCTACATCTGTGCAGAATGGGAAATG gGTGGATTACCAGCATGGTTGCTTCAGAAACCAAACATCATACTTCGCTCAGCAGACACAG ATTACCTGGAGGCAGTGAACAGCTGGCTCGCTGTCCTCCTCCCTAAAATCAAACCGTGGCTCTATATCAACGGGGGTAACATCATCACCGTCCAG GTCGAGAATGAATATGGCAGCTACTATGCTTGCGACTACAACTACATGCGCCACCTGCGAACGATGTTCCGCTTCTTTCTGGGTGAGGACGTCGTCCTGTTCACCACCGATGGAAACACAGACAAGGAAATGACATGTGGGACGCTGGACGGGTTATACGCCACGGTGGACTTCGGCGCGG aCAACAACATATCTGACGCCTTCAAACGCCAAAGACGATTTGAGCCCCGAGGACCCCTG GTAAACTCAGAGTTCTACACGGGCTGGTTGGACCACTGGGGGGATCAGCACGCCGTGGTTGATGCTCAGAAGGTCAGCAGAGTGCTAGGAGAAATGCTAACCATGGGGGCCAACGTCAACAT GTACATGTTTGAAGGCGGGACCAACTTTGGCTACTGGAATG GTGCGGATCACGACACCAGGTTCCACTCAGTGGTGACAAGTTATGATTATGACGCCCCGCTGAGCGAGGCAGGAGACCCCACAGAGAAGCTGTTGGCCATCAGAGATGTGATAAAGCAG TTTAGGGAAGTTCCCCCTGGGCCCATGCCACCAGCAACTCCTAAGTTTGCCTATGGCTTTGTTACGCTGAAAAAG GTTGGAAACATTAGCAGTTTGTTGAACACCATCTCTCCTCTGGGGCCAGTCCAGTCGGAGTATCCTCTGACGTTTGAAGAGGTGAAACAG TACTATGGGTATGTGCTGTATCGGACTACGCTGCCCCAGGACCTCTCCGAGCCCACGCCACTTATATCTCCACTGAATGGGGTTCACGACCGCGCATACGTGTCTGTCAATGGG GTTTTTCAAGGCCTGCTTCAAAGAGACACGGCGCTTGTGATGAATGTAACGGGACAGCAGGGGGACACGCTGGACATCCTGGTTGAAAACATGGGCAGAGTTAACTTCGGCAGCAAAATTAATGACTACAAG GGCCTGTTGAGCAACTTGATTTTGGGTAAAGACATCCTGACTGACTGGAAGATCTACCCTTTGGACATTGATGGAGCCATTTCTCGAGGATGGCCTCATTCAGACAATCAGAAGTCCGTCTCCCAACAGAAGGAGCCTTCAGTTGGACCCATCTTCTACATGGGGACCTTACAACCCAACGGCCTGGCGAGGGACACTTTTCTGAGGCTCAAGGAATGGACAAAG GGTCAGGTTTGGATTAACGGGGTGAACCTGGGACGATACTGGCCAGCCAGGGGCCCTCAGCAGACTCTGTATGTTCCTGGGCCTCTGCTCAGCACCAGTCTGCCCAACAATATCACGCTGCTGGAGCTGGAGGGGGCCCCGGCACACCTGCGGGTCTTCTTCATGGATCGGCCTCAGCTCAACGCCACCGCTGGAAAATCTTGA